A single region of the Ornithorhynchus anatinus isolate Pmale09 chromosome 6, mOrnAna1.pri.v4, whole genome shotgun sequence genome encodes:
- the IL13RA2 gene encoding interleukin-13 receptor subunit alpha-2 isoform X1 yields the protein MDSTWIYWVTLMGWLARGASSSPLDTVGAPQDLRIVDPGFLGFMSVTWQPPSTLPAPGSCAVRYELKYRNAGQEYWQTVITTKLSYEDEFDLNGAIEAKVRTILGDDCMDGSSLHSPWVQTVVQPDSRGALGTRVQDLRCVYTNWEQLLCTWRPGEDAPPEADYHLYYWYHGLAQAQVCEDYVSADGRHVGCRFPSLQEAEYKDFNICVNGSFSSPPTSLQPTYFTLQLQNIVQPRPPEGLTMQQKNPEGPLLEWQPPRGLIPPACLEYHIQGKGPLGALWERWSSDPEALLPQPGPGRPATCVRVRARVNMFCAQDGLWSEWSAELCLPEPEGRPHMLWALSVVGLVSAGAVVGLLLLGWRHKALLKPVLARMGVPSSRGSGVSPRPACPKDSPGAVRPEREDEV from the exons ATGGATTCTACTTGGATCTACTGGGTGACGCTGATGGGCTGGCTAGCCAGAGGGGCTTCATCCTCGCCGCTGGACACAG TGGGCGCCCCGCAGGACCTGCGGATCGTCGACCCCGGGTTTTTGGGCTTCATGAGCGTCACATGGCAGCCGCCTTCCACCTTGCCCGCTCCCGGGAGCTGTGCAGTTCGCTACGAGCTAAAATACCGCAACGCCGGCCAGGAGTATTGGCAG ACCGTCATCACCACAAAGTTAAGCTATGAAGATGAGTTTGATCTCAATGGGGCCATCGAAGCCAAGGTGCGCACCATTCTGGGGGACGACTGCATGGATGGCTCATCTCTCCACAGCCCGTGGGTGCAGACGGTGGTCCAGCCTGACTCTCGAG GAGCGCTGGGAACCAGAGTCCAGGACCTGCGTTGTGTCTACACCAACTGGGAGCAGCTGCTCTGCACCTGGAGGCCAGGAGAGGATGCCCCCCCGGAGGCTGACTACCACCTGTATTATTG GTACCACGGGCTGGCACAGGCTCAGGTCTGCGAGGACTACGTCTCAGCAGATGGGAGACACGTGGGCTGCCGCTTCCCCAGCCTGCAGGAGGCCGAGTACAAGGATTTCAATATCTGTGTCAACGGCTCCTTCTCCTCGCCCCCCACATCCCTGCAGCCCACCTATTTCACCCTCCAGCTTCAGAATATTG tccagccccggccccccgaaGGACTGACCATGCAGCAGAAGAACCCAGAGGGACCCCTCCTGGAGTGGCAGCCTCCCCGCGGGCTCATCCCTCCGGCCTGCCTGGAGTACCACATCCAAGGCAAGGGTCCACTTGGAGCACTCTGGGAG CGCTGGTCGTCGGACCCGGAGGCGCTGCTCCCGCAGCCCGGACCCGGCAGACCCGCCACCTGCGTGCGTGTGCGGGCCCGCGTCAACATGTTCTGCGCCCAAGACGGACTCTGGAGTGAGTGGAGCGCCGAGCTCTGCCTACCAG AGCCCGAGGGGCGGCCGCACATGCTGTGGGCGCTGTCGGTGGTGGGGCTCGTTTCGGCCGGTGCCGTCGTGGGGCTCCTGCTGCTAGGCTGGAGGCACAAGGCGCTCCTGAAGCCG
- the IL13RA2 gene encoding interleukin-13 receptor subunit alpha-2 isoform X2, with protein sequence MDSTWIYWVTLMGWLARGASSSPLDTVGAPQDLRIVDPGFLGFMSVTWQPPSTLPAPGSCAVRYELKYRNAGQEYWQTVITTKLSYEDEFDLNGAIEAKVRTILGDDCMDGSSLHSPWVQTVVQPDSRGALGTRVQDLRCVYTNWEQLLCTWRPGEDAPPEADYHLYYWYHGLAQAQVCEDYVSADGRHVGCRFPSLQEAEYKDFNICVNGSFSSPPTSLQPTYFTLQLQNIVQPRPPEGLTMQQKNPEGPLLEWQPPRGLIPPACLEYHIQGKGPLGALWERWSSDPEALLPQPGPGRPATCVRVRARVNMFCAQDGLWSEWSAELCLPGPGQDGGTLLQGVRRLAPSRLSKGQSRRRPSRARG encoded by the exons ATGGATTCTACTTGGATCTACTGGGTGACGCTGATGGGCTGGCTAGCCAGAGGGGCTTCATCCTCGCCGCTGGACACAG TGGGCGCCCCGCAGGACCTGCGGATCGTCGACCCCGGGTTTTTGGGCTTCATGAGCGTCACATGGCAGCCGCCTTCCACCTTGCCCGCTCCCGGGAGCTGTGCAGTTCGCTACGAGCTAAAATACCGCAACGCCGGCCAGGAGTATTGGCAG ACCGTCATCACCACAAAGTTAAGCTATGAAGATGAGTTTGATCTCAATGGGGCCATCGAAGCCAAGGTGCGCACCATTCTGGGGGACGACTGCATGGATGGCTCATCTCTCCACAGCCCGTGGGTGCAGACGGTGGTCCAGCCTGACTCTCGAG GAGCGCTGGGAACCAGAGTCCAGGACCTGCGTTGTGTCTACACCAACTGGGAGCAGCTGCTCTGCACCTGGAGGCCAGGAGAGGATGCCCCCCCGGAGGCTGACTACCACCTGTATTATTG GTACCACGGGCTGGCACAGGCTCAGGTCTGCGAGGACTACGTCTCAGCAGATGGGAGACACGTGGGCTGCCGCTTCCCCAGCCTGCAGGAGGCCGAGTACAAGGATTTCAATATCTGTGTCAACGGCTCCTTCTCCTCGCCCCCCACATCCCTGCAGCCCACCTATTTCACCCTCCAGCTTCAGAATATTG tccagccccggccccccgaaGGACTGACCATGCAGCAGAAGAACCCAGAGGGACCCCTCCTGGAGTGGCAGCCTCCCCGCGGGCTCATCCCTCCGGCCTGCCTGGAGTACCACATCCAAGGCAAGGGTCCACTTGGAGCACTCTGGGAG CGCTGGTCGTCGGACCCGGAGGCGCTGCTCCCGCAGCCCGGACCCGGCAGACCCGCCACCTGCGTGCGTGTGCGGGCCCGCGTCAACATGTTCTGCGCCCAAGACGGACTCTGGAGTGAGTGGAGCGCCGAGCTCTGCCTACCAG